The proteins below come from a single Microtus ochrogaster isolate Prairie Vole_2 chromosome 8, MicOch1.0, whole genome shotgun sequence genomic window:
- the Banf1 gene encoding barrier-to-autointegration factor has protein sequence MTTSQKHRDFVAEPMGEKPVGSLAGIGEVLGKKLEERGFDKAYVVLGQFLVLKKDEDLFREWLKDTCGANAKQSRDCFGCLREWCDAFL, from the exons ATGACAACTTCCCAAAAGCACCGAGACTTCGTGGCAGAGCCCATGGGGGAAAAGCCAGTGGGGAGCCTGGCCGGGATTGGTGAAGTCCTGGGCAAGAAGCTGGAGGAAAGGGGCTTTGATAAG GCTTATGTGGTTCTTGGCCAATTTCTGGTGCTAAAGAAAGACGAAGACCTCTTCCgagaatggctgaaagacacgtGTGGTGCCAATGCCAAGCAGTCCCGGGACTGCTTTGGGTGCCTTCGAGAATGGTGCGATGCCTTTTTGTAG